CCCATTGAAACTGCGATCGGCTAACCCATTGACTTTAACTCGCACAGACTGCCCGACTCGGATCTGATTCAGATCTTTTTCGTAGATGTTGCCGGATGCTTGCACACTGCTGCCATTGACGATCGTTAAAATTCTCTTTCCCGCATCCTGTCCCGATTCTCCGGGAGTCGCTTCTCGATCGGCAATCGCACCGGAAATCGGAGCCGTAATCGTAATCGTGCCATCTTCGTTAGCGTTGGCTCCGAGTTGGCGCAGACGAGTTTCATAAGCCTGTCCGCTCAGTTGCACCCTTGATCGTGCCACCTCTAATGCGGATTGCGCCCGCTTTAATTGTGCCTGAGCTTCCGATACAGCTAAGCGACTTTCTGCCTTTGATAAATTGGCGCGAGCTTCTGCCAGTTTCGTGCCCGATTCGAGCGCTGTCCGTCGCGGCAGTGCGCCTGTTTGAGCCAACTGCTGATCTTTAGTGGATGCTTCTTGAGCGAAATCAAACGCCGATTTTGCCTGTCGAACTTCTTGATCAGTGATGGTACGTTGTCGATCAAGGTTTTCTTGAGCCAGTTGTAAATCTGCCTCTGCTTGTTGAACTGCGCCAGTTGCCTCACTGCGTCGATCGAACGCTGTGGTTCTTAACTGAGCTAAATCTGGACTGGTCATCACTGCTAACGGTTGCCCTGCTGCGACGATATCACCGGGCTTAACGAGCAGCCGTAACAGGGTTCCACCCACTGGAGTTGTGACTTCAACTTGGCGATTTGGCAGCGTTTCGATTTGTCCAGTTGTTTTGATGCCAAATGCCAATCGCTGCCGCATCACAGATTCTACCTTGAAGCCGAGTCGCTGGGCTGTTGCTGCATCGACTTGAACGCTGCCTGATGATTGCGTTGATCCACCCTTAAATTCGTTACCGTGCCCACCATGCGCGAACACAAGCGCAGGACTTCCTACTAACGCTCCTAGTGTCAGCACTGTAGCCGAAAGACGGCGAATCGAGATGGAAACAGAAACAGCAAGACTCGGCATGATGAATCCCAACAGGTCATTAACTCTCTAGTGTGACAGCTAAATGTGAAACAGGAATGAAATCCGCTATTGGTTATACCAAGCTTTGCGCCACTGTTTCATCTGATCGATTTCGGCTTGTTGAGAAGAGATGATCGTGGTTGCTAGCTTCTGAATTTCAGGACGCTTCGACTTTTGTTTGGCATCGTTCGCCATGACGATCGCGCTTTCATGGTGCGGAATCATGGCGTTGATGAAGCGCAGGTCAAACTGATCATCGGCTGCCCCCAAATCCATGTTCATCATCATGCCGTTCATCTGATCCTGAGTCATTGGCATCATGCTTTTCGTCTTACTATCCCACGCCATCGGGGTGTTAGCGGCACTCGCGTACCAAGTTTTCCGCCACTGCTGCATTTGAGCAATCTCTTTGTCCTGATCCGCAATGATCGATTGAGCTAACTTCTTGACTTCAGGACGCTTCGATTTTTGTAATGCTTCTTGCGCCATTTTTACGGCTCCTTGGTGATGGGGAACCATTGCATCGATAAAGCGCAAATCAAAGTTCTCATCGGCTGCTCCTAAATCCATGTTCATCATCATGTTGCCATGCTGCATATTGCCATGATCCATCCCTGGCATTCCTGCCATTGGTGAACCCGTAGCAGTCGGATTTTGATCGGAGGTTGAATTTTGAGCAGAATTTGAGCAAGCTGACAGTCCTCCCATCGCAACGATCGCGCCGATTGAGAGTCCGAGTAATCCTGTTTTGAGTGTTGAGCGATTCATACTTGACCTACAAAATTGATTGATATCTTCATTTATTCTGAACTATCCAGCAGGCTGGAGAGTCAAGGGCAGTAGACCGCAGTTTGAGCGGATTTCTTGCCTTCGGTGTAGCACTAACCGCCCATTCATTCAAGACAGCATAGAAAAATGAAATCAAGATGAAACTGAGCTACGCCTAATGCTAGAAATCTTGAGTCTTTCATCAGAGGGAAGCTACCGCATTAATCTCTATCTAAGCTTAACCTGAAGATTTTAAGTTCAAGCTGAAGTACTATCATTGGAGGGAGATGATATGGCAGAGGTTGGATTATTTTACGGAACACAGACAGGCTATACGCAAACAGCAGCAGAAACAATTCAGCAAGCGTTTGGACAAGATGCGATCGATTTGTATGATATTTCTCGCGCAGAGCCAAGTGATTTTGAGAAGTATTCAGTCATTATCATTGGTTGCCCAACCTGGAATGTCGGTCAACTGCAAGACGACTGGGATAACTTTTTTGAGCAGTTAGATGAAATCGATTTCGGTGGAAAAAAGGTAGCTTACTTCGGTGAAGGCGATCAGGTTGGGTATGCCGATTCGTTTCAAGATGCGATGGGCATTTTAGAAGAAAAGATTTCTGAGCAAGGTGGCGAAACGGTCGGATACTGGTCAACCGAAGGCTACGACTTTACCGAATCGAAAGCGGTGCGGGATGGAAAGTTTGTTGGACTTGCCCTCGACGAAGATAATCAATCCGATTTGAGTGACGATCGGATCAAAACCTGGGTTGCTCAACTCAAACAAGAGCTTAATGCTTGATCCGATACTACAGTGGCTCGATCGATTCGGGGTTGCGATGCTTCACTCCCGTTAGCTTGGATTCTATCGATTTCACCACGATGTACAAAATAGGAACAACAAATAAACTCAAAAACGTTGCCACAAACATTCCGCCAAATACTGCTGTACCGAGTGATCGGCGGCTGGCGGCTCCAGCCCCAGTCGCTATCAACCTACTGTGTATACACATCTCGATTGAAACTCCATCCCGCAAAAAAGGAGTCAAACTGCTGTAGTCCTCGCAGCATCGTTACAATTCCTGGAGGACGCTGACTGCTATAGCCCGTCCATCCCCCTAACCGGGCAATGCACCAAGCAGCCCAAGCTAGGGTCTGGGGCGGATGCGGATTTTGCTGTTTGCGAGTGCGTCCTTGCAAGGTGCATGCTAGCTGGACTAAACACTGTTGTTGGTCAAGGGGGAAAACAACAGCAGCAGGCTGAGTAGCATCGTCGCGTCCTTCCACTAACTGAAGAACCCGCACGGATGCTGAGAGGGCTAAAACACAGAGCGCTTGAATCGCTTGAGCGGATTCGAGTTGAGTGGCTTCAATATCGAGTCCAGTTTGCTTGAGGATGGCAAATAACTGTTCAATGCGCCACCGCCATTGATACCATTTCAGGACTTGCAAGGCTTGTTCCAAGGTTTCGACGCTGTGAGTGGTCAGCAAGCACCAATGCAAGGGTTCGGTGCCCGCAGGAGGACTGACTTCTTGAGCATCCACCACACAAAGCGTGACTGAGGCAGGATACACCTCGCCGCTCAGGCGCTTCGGTCGCTGGATCCTGACTCGACCATAACGGACACTCATGAATGCTTCTCGTGCCGGACGTTTCAATCGCTTGTCTTCTGGCACAACAACCGGATAGCTGCCTTGCACGGATTGTTGTGCCACCTCGACCGAAAGTTTATTGCTCTTGTCCACGAGCGTTCGGTCTTGTCCGACTCGCACTAACAACTGCGCTCCCAACTGCGGCACATCAAACCATTCTTCATAAATGTCAGCTTCTCGGTCGCCGATGTAGGTGACTTGTACTGCTCCGCCAGACTCAAAATGCGGCTGACTACTGACCGCAGATTTAATCCATTTGTACGACTCCTTGGCTTCAATCGGCAATTGTTTGTAGCGTCGTTGTGTTTTATCTAGTCGCTCTACCTCACGATGCCAGATCTGCACCGCACTCAGTCCGAACGGAAATCCACTTTCGGCATCCACGGCTAAGGTCGGATGTAGCCAAAAGCCCAATCCATCGTTGTTCCCCACGCTCCCTAAGTTCTCTGGCTTGCACCGTCCTGCATGAGCCTGCAAATTGATCTCGCTACTGTCGCTGATTGCCAAGATATGCCGCCCTTCCACCTGAGTCTGGCAATGTCGTGCCAAACTCATGCTGAGTTCCGAAGCCGTCACCTCGTCGTTGTTCAGAAAGCGGTAGTATCCCATCTGCTCTGCCCAATTGCGACTAATCGCGCGAATACTCACCGATTGGTGCTGACAAATCGCTTCGTATAAGGCTGCCCCCTTTTTTCCAGGCGTTTATCCCCAAAAGCCGCGCCCTTGAGCGCTTGTGCGTGAATCAATATCGGATTGTCCATCACGGGTTTGACCTCCCATCACACTGCAACCAGTTTACAATCTACTTGTGTATACACGGTAGGTCGCTATCAACAAGGGATAGCTTCCGAGCAAGGTTGAGATAGCTGTCATCAAAATCGGGCGCAATCGTTCTTGAGCAGCTTCTACGACTGCCTGAACTAAAGAGCGCCCTTGCGATCGCAGTTGATTAGCAAATTCCACAATTAGAATTGAATTTTTGCTGGCAAGTCCGATCAGCATCACTAGCCCAACTTGGCAGTATACATCGTTATATAATCCTCTCGATGCTTGAGCCGACAGCGCACCGAGAACCGCAAGTGGCACAGACAGCATGATAATTAAAGGGTCAATAAAATTGTTGTACTGCGCTGCTAGTACAAGGAACACAAAGAAAATTCCTAAACCGAAAATGATTGGTGCTTGTCCTCCGGATTCGAGTTCTTCCAGCGAAATCCCCGACCATTCAAATCCCGTATCAGGTGGAAGAATTTCAGCCGCTAGTTTCTGCATGGCTTGAATGGCTTGCCCAGAACTAAATCCCGGTGCGGCTGTTCCGTTGATCTCAATTGATCGATGCAAGTTGTAGTGATTAATCGTTTGCGCTCCAGTCGTTGGAACAAGCGTGACTAAAGTTTTTAGTGGAATCATTTCACCTCGACGCGATCGCACGTACAGTTGCTCGATACTTTCTGGAGTCGATCGAAACTGCTGATCGGCTTGAACATACACACGATAGATTCGACCAAACGCATTAAAGTCATTCACATAGCGAGAGCCAATGTATGCTTGCAAAGTACTAAAAATTTCATCAACTGAGACTTGTAATGCTTCCGCTTTAGCGCGATCGACTTCTAATAAAAGTTGCGGTGCGTTAGCAGTATAGGTACTGAACACGGATTGTAGTCCAGGTGTCTGATTTGCTTTCTGAACTAACTGGGATTTGATTTGATCGAGCTTTTGGAGATCGGTGGTGGTGCGATCGCTGCGGTCTTGCAGTTGAAACACGAATCCGCCAACGCTGCCTAAACTTTGAATTGTGGGTGGATTAACCGCCAAAACCGGAGCTTGAGGAATTGACATCAATCCTGCTCTGACACGATTCAGAAGCCCGGAAACGCTCTGATCTGGGTTTTGTCGCTCATCCCAAGACTTAAGCGGTGCGAACATAAACCCACGATTTGGAGCATTTCCACTAAATCCCACGCCTCCG
This genomic interval from Leptolyngbya sp. NIES-2104 contains the following:
- the fldA gene encoding flavodoxin FldA, translated to MAEVGLFYGTQTGYTQTAAETIQQAFGQDAIDLYDISRAEPSDFEKYSVIIIGCPTWNVGQLQDDWDNFFEQLDEIDFGGKKVAYFGEGDQVGYADSFQDAMGILEEKISEQGGETVGYWSTEGYDFTESKAVRDGKFVGLALDEDNQSDLSDDRIKTWVAQLKQELNA
- a CDS encoding efflux RND transporter periplasmic adaptor subunit yields the protein MPSLAVSVSISIRRLSATVLTLGALVGSPALVFAHGGHGNEFKGGSTQSSGSVQVDAATAQRLGFKVESVMRQRLAFGIKTTGQIETLPNRQVEVTTPVGGTLLRLLVKPGDIVAAGQPLAVMTSPDLAQLRTTAFDRRSEATGAVQQAEADLQLAQENLDRQRTITDQEVRQAKSAFDFAQEASTKDQQLAQTGALPRRTALESGTKLAEARANLSKAESRLAVSEAQAQLKRAQSALEVARSRVQLSGQAYETRLRQLGANANEDGTITITAPISGAIADREATPGESGQDAGKRILTIVNGSSVQASGNIYEKDLNQIRVGQSVRVKVNGLADRSFNGRISVVGSTVQGETRVVPVKVELDNADGALKPGMFAEIEVLTDRTPVSVLAVPKSAIVETNDKKKIVFVQNGNAFQATDVTLGRESSDFVEVTNGLFDGDKVVTQRAPQLYTQSLRGDTKADAGHSETPTTTAQASNSLPWWLILPAGGAIAVGTFWAGTVWSSRRQRRLQPAVENATPHEAEIYFHSNGSGSKSSAIQPQVEILDTDHNPHQN
- a CDS encoding DUF305 domain-containing protein; the encoded protein is MNRSTLKTGLLGLSIGAIVAMGGLSACSNSAQNSTSDQNPTATGSPMAGMPGMDHGNMQHGNMMMNMDLGAADENFDLRFIDAMVPHHQGAVKMAQEALQKSKRPEVKKLAQSIIADQDKEIAQMQQWRKTWYASAANTPMAWDSKTKSMMPMTQDQMNGMMMNMDLGAADDQFDLRFINAMIPHHESAIVMANDAKQKSKRPEIQKLATTIISSQQAEIDQMKQWRKAWYNQ
- a CDS encoding IS4 family transposase, with the protein product MGYYRFLNNDEVTASELSMSLARHCQTQVEGRHILAISDSSEINLQAHAGRCKPENLGSVGNNDGLGFWLHPTLAVDAESGFPFGLSAVQIWHREVERLDKTQRRYKQLPIEAKESYKWIKSAVSSQPHFESGGAVQVTYIGDREADIYEEWFDVPQLGAQLLVRVGQDRTLVDKSNKLSVEVAQQSVQGSYPVVVPEDKRLKRPAREAFMSVRYGRVRIQRPKRLSGEVYPASVTLCVVDAQEVSPPAGTEPLHWCLLTTHSVETLEQALQVLKWYQWRWRIEQLFAILKQTGLDIEATQLESAQAIQALCVLALSASVRVLQLVEGRDDATQPAAVVFPLDQQQCLVQLACTLQGRTRKQQNPHPPQTLAWAAWCIARLGGWTGYSSQRPPGIVTMLRGLQQFDSFFAGWSFNRDVYTQ
- a CDS encoding efflux RND transporter permease subunit, with the protein product MCIHSRLIATGAGAASRRSLGTAVFGGMFVATFLSLFVVPILYIVVKSIESKLTGVKHRNPESIEPL